The following proteins come from a genomic window of Thiothrix unzii:
- the rffA gene encoding dTDP-4-amino-4,6-dideoxygalactose transaminase has translation MIPFNRPPLTGNEAKYVLQAIQSEKISGDGQFTLKCHAWFEEKLSCAKALLTPSCTHALEMAALLLDVKPGDEIIMPSYTFVSTANAFALRGATIVFVDIRPDTLNINENLIEQAITSRTKAIVVVHYAGISCEMNTIMSIAIKYKLFVIEDAAQGMMSTYDGKPLGTFGNMATYSFHETKNYTSGGEGGLLIINDPEFVSRAEIIREKGTNRKQFFQGIVDKYTWVDIGSSLLPSELQAAYLWGQLEECENILSNRMKTWNSYHSALSELEEDGYLRLPSVPKECKHNAHMFYIQTEHRETRTKLLEKFKEQSILAIFHYIPLHSTMAGIKYGRFNGEDQYTTKASQCIIRLPLFYGLQKNQLNKITSTIVNFYHDAIATTS, from the coding sequence ATGATTCCATTCAATAGACCACCATTAACTGGTAATGAAGCAAAATATGTTTTGCAAGCGATACAAAGTGAAAAAATATCAGGAGATGGGCAGTTTACTTTAAAGTGCCATGCATGGTTTGAAGAAAAGCTAAGTTGTGCCAAAGCATTGCTCACACCTTCTTGCACTCATGCGTTAGAAATGGCAGCATTATTGCTTGATGTCAAACCCGGCGATGAAATTATCATGCCTAGTTACACATTTGTCAGTACTGCCAATGCCTTTGCTTTACGGGGAGCGACTATTGTATTTGTTGATATTCGACCTGATACATTAAACATTAATGAGAACCTCATTGAGCAAGCGATCACATCACGAACAAAAGCTATCGTCGTAGTCCATTATGCTGGCATAAGCTGTGAAATGAATACTATTATGTCTATTGCCATAAAGTATAAATTGTTCGTCATTGAAGATGCTGCCCAAGGCATGATGTCTACTTATGATGGAAAACCATTAGGAACATTTGGGAACATGGCAACTTACAGCTTCCATGAAACCAAAAACTACACTAGTGGTGGCGAAGGTGGATTACTTATAATCAACGATCCTGAATTTGTTAGTCGTGCAGAAATTATTCGTGAAAAAGGCACGAACCGTAAACAATTTTTTCAAGGAATAGTAGACAAATATACTTGGGTAGATATTGGAAGCAGCCTCTTACCTAGCGAATTACAAGCTGCTTACCTATGGGGGCAATTGGAAGAATGTGAAAACATCTTATCAAACCGCATGAAAACATGGAATAGTTACCATAGTGCTTTATCTGAGCTAGAAGAAGATGGTTATCTTCGCCTTCCTTCAGTTCCCAAAGAATGTAAGCATAATGCCCATATGTTTTATATTCAGACAGAACATAGAGAAACACGCACAAAATTATTGGAAAAGTTCAAGGAACAATCCATTTTAGCTATTTTTCATTACATTCCTCTACATAGCACAATGGCTGGTATAAAATATGGTCGATTTAATGGCGAAGACCAATACACAACAAAAGCAAGTCAGTGCATCATTCGCTTACCCTTGTTTTATGGCTTACAGAAAAATCAACTAAATAAAATAACCTCAACTATTGTAAATTTTTATCATGATGCCATCGCAACAACATCCTAA
- a CDS encoding glycosyltransferase family 4 protein, with amino-acid sequence MASKPTLLVTTSTFPRWKGDSEPRFVYDLSRRLTETFNVVVLAPHAAGAKVDEMWDGMQVYRYRYAPTAWETLAYNGGISANLKQNRWNTLLLPLFFIGQWWALRKLLKTYPVDTLHAHWLIPQGLVAALALWGKTTKPTLICTSHGGDLFGLQDAISTRLKRWVVQRCQAVTVVSHAMLAPIQALAGANPPPVSVIPMGTDLQQTFIPNPQVSRAANQLLFVGRLVEKKGLPYLLHALQQLLPTHPDLQLVVAGSGTALVDLMQLSETLGISQHVTFLGRLEHSSLVRLYQTSTLAVFPFIQAADGDMEGLGLVMVEAMGCGCPVIASDLPAVRDVIRHAETGLLVEANNSNLLAGSIKALLNEPERGKQYSRNALYQTVHQFDWANSIQSYTLLLTSSTGR; translated from the coding sequence ATGGCAAGCAAGCCTACGTTACTCGTCACCACCTCCACCTTTCCGCGCTGGAAAGGCGATAGCGAGCCGCGTTTCGTCTATGACCTCAGCCGCCGTTTGACGGAAACGTTTAACGTGGTGGTACTTGCTCCTCATGCTGCGGGTGCAAAAGTGGATGAAATGTGGGACGGAATGCAGGTTTACCGCTACCGTTACGCGCCCACTGCGTGGGAAACCTTGGCTTACAATGGTGGGATTTCAGCCAACCTGAAACAAAACCGCTGGAACACCTTGTTGTTACCGCTGTTTTTTATCGGACAATGGTGGGCATTGCGTAAGCTACTAAAAACTTATCCTGTTGACACCCTACATGCGCATTGGCTGATTCCACAAGGTTTGGTCGCGGCTTTAGCGTTATGGGGGAAAACCACCAAACCAACATTGATTTGCACCTCACACGGTGGCGATTTATTTGGGTTGCAGGATGCCATCAGTACCCGTTTGAAACGCTGGGTGGTGCAACGTTGCCAAGCCGTCACAGTGGTCAGCCATGCCATGCTCGCCCCCATTCAGGCATTAGCTGGTGCAAATCCACCACCAGTCAGCGTCATTCCAATGGGGACAGATTTACAGCAAACCTTTATCCCCAACCCACAAGTGAGTCGCGCAGCTAATCAATTGCTGTTTGTCGGGCGATTAGTGGAAAAAAAGGGCTTGCCGTATTTGCTACACGCTTTGCAGCAATTATTACCGACTCACCCCGATTTACAATTGGTGGTAGCAGGCAGCGGCACGGCACTTGTCGACCTTATGCAGTTAAGCGAAACGCTCGGCATCAGCCAACACGTGACCTTTTTAGGCAGATTGGAACACTCTAGCCTCGTGCGGCTATACCAAACCTCAACGCTGGCGGTGTTCCCGTTCATCCAAGCAGCGGATGGCGATATGGAAGGGCTGGGTTTGGTGATGGTGGAAGCGATGGGCTGCGGTTGCCCGGTGATTGCCAGTGATTTGCCTGCGGTGCGGGATGTGATACGCCACGCGGAAACGGGATTGCTGGTGGAAGCTAATAACAGTAACCTTCTGGCTGGTAGCATAAAGGCATTGTTAAATGAACCAGAACGAGGCAAACAATACAGTAGAAATGCATTATACCAAACAGTACATCAATTCGACTGGGCAAATTCAATACAATCTTATACTTTACTTTTAACCTCATCTACTGGCAGGTAA
- a CDS encoding class I SAM-dependent methyltransferase, with the protein MMPSQQHPNRQAHNWLIYNISDALLLKNTSIIKGVLLDLGCGKKTPYKSFFMKYAATYIGMDWQQAPIENIDIVADLNKTLPLTDHCVDTIVSLSVLEHIKEPQQLIDEMFRLLKNEGNLIIQVPWQWSLHEMPHDYFRYTPSGLYYLLQKSGFSEIKITAQSGIFTTIILKINYFIKRFIPKGKYSSQLIHYTFLPFWFFGQHLAPLLDKLDRKWSYESSGYYLTATKNS; encoded by the coding sequence ATGATGCCATCGCAACAACATCCTAATCGTCAAGCACATAATTGGCTAATCTATAACATTAGTGATGCTCTATTATTAAAAAACACCTCAATTATAAAAGGGGTACTATTAGACTTGGGGTGTGGCAAAAAAACGCCCTATAAATCTTTTTTTATGAAGTATGCAGCAACATACATAGGCATGGATTGGCAACAAGCACCCATTGAAAACATAGATATAGTAGCTGATTTAAATAAGACTTTACCACTAACCGACCATTGTGTTGATACAATAGTATCTCTTTCAGTACTTGAACACATTAAAGAGCCTCAACAATTAATCGATGAAATGTTCCGTTTATTAAAAAATGAAGGCAACTTAATCATTCAAGTACCTTGGCAATGGTCACTGCATGAGATGCCTCATGATTACTTTCGTTACACGCCATCTGGCCTATATTACCTATTGCAAAAATCTGGATTTTCAGAAATAAAAATTACTGCCCAGTCAGGAATTTTTACAACGATTATATTAAAAATAAACTACTTTATTAAACGTTTTATCCCTAAGGGAAAGTATTCAAGTCAACTTATACATTACACTTTTCTTCCATTTTGGTTTTTTGGGCAACACCTTGCTCCTTTACTGGATAAATTGGATAGAAAATGGAGTTATGAGAGTTCCGGGTATTATCTTACTGCAACAAAAAATAGCTAA
- a CDS encoding glycosyltransferase produces the protein MTTAPIVSVIIPAYNDQTGLDYCLDGLKNQTFPCTDFEIIIVDNGSMPALHTKHHPDLKTVLIVCNTKGSYAARNAGITVARGEILALLDADCKPIAEWLTQGVDALNNAPSKAIIGGEIYFSPSSNPSTTEQYQLLTGFGQRENISTSYFAATANILVRRESIEEIGFFDERLLSGGDREWSWRAQQYGFQLIYCPTVLVHTHPRTTLQGAIKQTRRVAGGRYQIKQLRLMESVESISRLSPRRSVWEATHWLLTRPQLSIFQRIKLLGLASLLKLTHTIETLRLRLGTMPERC, from the coding sequence ATGACAACAGCTCCTATTGTTTCCGTTATTATTCCAGCCTATAACGACCAAACAGGTTTGGATTATTGTTTAGACGGGTTAAAAAATCAGACCTTTCCATGCACTGATTTTGAAATCATTATCGTTGATAATGGTTCAATGCCAGCCTTACACACAAAGCATCACCCTGATTTAAAAACTGTGCTAATTGTTTGTAACACCAAGGGTTCATATGCCGCTCGCAATGCAGGCATTACTGTAGCGCGTGGAGAAATCCTCGCTTTGCTGGATGCCGATTGCAAACCTATAGCTGAATGGCTAACACAGGGTGTTGATGCTTTAAATAATGCCCCCTCAAAAGCCATTATCGGTGGAGAGATCTATTTTTCCCCCTCATCAAACCCAAGCACTACCGAACAATACCAATTGCTAACAGGCTTTGGTCAAAGGGAAAATATTTCAACTAGCTATTTTGCAGCCACTGCCAATATATTGGTAAGACGGGAATCAATTGAAGAAATTGGCTTTTTTGATGAACGGCTGCTATCTGGTGGGGACAGAGAATGGTCATGGCGGGCACAACAGTATGGTTTTCAGCTAATTTATTGCCCAACCGTATTGGTGCATACCCATCCGCGCACGACGTTACAGGGAGCAATTAAACAGACCCGCCGGGTTGCGGGAGGTCGTTACCAAATTAAACAGCTTCGTCTAATGGAGTCAGTTGAATCTATCAGTCGCTTATCGCCCCGTCGGAGCGTATGGGAAGCCACACACTGGCTACTGACACGACCACAACTGAGTATATTCCAACGCATAAAGCTACTGGGCCTGGCATCCTTGTTGAAATTGACCCACACGATCGAAACCTTACGCCTCCGACTGGGCACAATGCCCGAACGTTGTTAG
- a CDS encoding DUF2288 domain-containing protein → MDEESLPLRERLNLETARIHWRELERYFASGKVIQVNTELDLIDVAVCLAEDQVQPLKAWMAAQQVQLLPDETAKTWAEQLPDNLWAVVVAPWVLVQARA, encoded by the coding sequence ATGGATGAAGAATCCCTACCCTTGCGGGAACGCCTAAATTTAGAAACGGCACGCATCCACTGGCGCGAACTGGAACGTTATTTTGCAAGCGGCAAAGTCATTCAGGTAAATACTGAGTTGGATTTGATTGATGTAGCGGTGTGCTTGGCAGAAGATCAGGTGCAGCCCCTGAAAGCATGGATGGCAGCACAACAAGTGCAATTACTGCCCGATGAAACGGCGAAAACTTGGGCGGAACAATTACCCGATAATCTGTGGGCGGTAGTCGTCGCCCCTTGGGTATTGGTACAAGCGCGGGCTTAA
- a CDS encoding pilin — protein sequence MKAKAQQGFTLIELMIVVAIIGILAAIAMPAYQDYTKRSHVTEGLNLAASAKSGVTEFFADRGAFPTSNVEAGLATATNIGGNSVRSVAVGAAGVITITYRTNVTPGATLLLTPTNSSGSITWSCKLNGTVAQKYRPSSCRT from the coding sequence ATGAAAGCAAAAGCCCAACAAGGCTTCACCCTGATCGAATTGATGATCGTTGTCGCCATCATCGGCATTCTGGCAGCGATTGCCATGCCAGCTTACCAAGATTACACCAAGCGTTCACACGTTACTGAAGGTTTGAACTTGGCTGCCAGCGCAAAATCTGGTGTTACTGAATTCTTTGCAGACCGTGGTGCATTCCCAACAAGCAACGTAGAAGCAGGCTTGGCTACCGCAACCAACATCGGTGGTAACTCCGTACGTTCTGTTGCCGTAGGTGCCGCAGGTGTTATCACCATTACTTACCGCACTAACGTAACACCCGGCGCAACTCTGCTGCTCACGCCAACCAATAGCAGTGGCTCTATCACTTGGAGCTGTAAATTAAACGGCACTGTAGCGCAAAAATACCGTCCATCAAGCTGCCGGACATAA
- a CDS encoding tRNA 2-thiocytidine biosynthesis TtcA family protein, whose amino-acid sequence MSSSAVEFVKPPKSLLSKVGKAISEYRLIREGDRILLGLSGGKDSLALLHLLHHFQRHAPIKFEFAAVTIDPQADTFDPSPLIPYMESLGIPYHYVREPIVKLAETHMDNDSYCAFCSRMKRGLMYRTAREHGYNVLALAQHLDDLAESFLMSAFHGGKLKTMKAHYRIDAGDLRVIRPLVMVRERQTADFAKAAALPVIVENCPMCFDMPTQRQHMKELLAGEEQQNTNLFKSLLTAMQPLLRDGLENT is encoded by the coding sequence ATGTCGTCATCCGCTGTTGAGTTCGTCAAGCCGCCAAAATCGTTGCTGAGTAAAGTGGGCAAAGCTATTAGCGAGTACCGTTTGATCCGTGAAGGCGACCGGATTTTGCTGGGGCTGTCCGGTGGTAAGGATTCACTGGCGTTACTGCACCTTTTGCATCATTTTCAGCGGCACGCACCGATCAAGTTTGAATTTGCTGCCGTCACCATTGACCCGCAAGCCGACACGTTTGACCCGTCACCGCTGATTCCGTACATGGAGAGTTTGGGCATTCCCTACCATTATGTGCGCGAACCGATCGTGAAGTTGGCGGAAACCCACATGGATAACGATTCCTACTGTGCGTTTTGCTCGCGTATGAAGCGGGGTTTGATGTACCGCACCGCTCGCGAACACGGTTATAACGTGCTGGCACTGGCACAACATTTGGATGATTTGGCGGAAAGTTTCCTGATGTCAGCGTTTCACGGCGGCAAACTCAAAACCATGAAAGCCCATTACCGTATTGATGCGGGGGATTTACGGGTCATTCGTCCGCTGGTGATGGTGCGCGAACGTCAGACGGCGGACTTTGCCAAAGCCGCCGCGTTGCCGGTGATCGTGGAAAATTGCCCGATGTGTTTCGATATGCCAACCCAACGCCAACACATGAAAGAACTGCTGGCAGGCGAGGAGCAACAAAACACTAATTTGTTCAAAAGTCTGTTGACTGCGATGCAACCGCTGCTGCGTGATGGCTTGGAAAACACTTGA
- the acs gene encoding acetate--CoA ligase — protein MSEMKIFPVPAEFAAQANVNAEQYAAMYQQSVDDPAAFWGEQAEKYLSWSKKWDTVLDWSFGADDLHINWFKGGQLNVSYNCLDRHLDTRGDQVAIIWEGDSPNEDRKITYRELHTEVSKFANVLKGRGVKKGDRVSIYLPMIPEAAVAMLACARIGAMHSIVFGGFSPDALRDRIQDAECGVVITSDQSMRGGKKVPLKGNADKAMDQCPTVHTCIVVQRGGDPVKWNDARDVWYHEAVAAADANCPPEDMEADDPLFILYTSGSTGKPKGALHTTGGYLLQAAMTHKTVFDYKDGEVYWCTADVGWVTGHSYIVYGPLTNGATTLMFEGIPTYPDAGRFWDVCDKHDVSIFYTAPTAIRMLMGQGEELVNRSKLEKLRLLGTVGEPINPEAWHWYNRVVGRGRCPIVDTWWQTETGAHMLTPLPGATALKPGSATTPFFGVQPCLLDDKGVEIEGNGVEGLLCIKAPWPSMMRTIYGDHKRFYETYFAMYPGYYFTGDGARRDEDGYYWITGRVDDVLNVSGHRLGTAEIESALVLHPKVAEAAVVGYPHELTGQGIYAYVTLMAGEEGTDALKKELGDLVRKEIGPIAKVNLIQWAPGLPKTRSGKIMRRILRKIAANEIDGLGDTSTLADPSVVDNLIDCRENKS, from the coding sequence ATGTCAGAGATGAAAATCTTCCCAGTACCTGCCGAATTTGCGGCGCAAGCCAACGTCAATGCCGAGCAATACGCTGCTATGTATCAGCAATCGGTTGACGATCCGGCGGCTTTCTGGGGCGAACAAGCGGAAAAATACCTAAGCTGGTCAAAGAAGTGGGATACCGTACTCGACTGGAGCTTTGGGGCAGATGACCTGCACATTAACTGGTTCAAGGGCGGTCAACTGAACGTTTCTTATAACTGCCTTGACCGTCACCTTGACACCCGTGGCGACCAAGTAGCGATCATTTGGGAAGGCGACAGCCCGAACGAAGACCGTAAAATCACTTACCGTGAACTGCATACCGAAGTATCTAAATTTGCGAACGTGCTGAAAGGCCGTGGCGTGAAAAAAGGCGACCGCGTATCCATTTACCTGCCAATGATTCCAGAAGCAGCCGTAGCAATGCTGGCGTGTGCACGTATCGGCGCAATGCACTCCATCGTATTCGGCGGTTTCTCACCGGATGCACTGCGTGACCGTATCCAAGATGCGGAATGCGGCGTGGTCATTACTTCTGACCAATCCATGCGCGGCGGCAAGAAAGTGCCATTGAAAGGCAATGCCGACAAAGCGATGGATCAATGCCCAACCGTTCACACTTGCATCGTGGTACAACGCGGTGGTGATCCGGTTAAATGGAACGACGCACGTGACGTTTGGTATCACGAAGCTGTGGCTGCTGCGGATGCAAATTGCCCGCCGGAAGACATGGAAGCGGATGACCCACTCTTCATTCTCTACACTTCCGGTTCTACCGGTAAGCCTAAAGGCGCATTGCACACAACTGGCGGCTACCTGCTGCAAGCGGCAATGACCCACAAAACCGTGTTTGACTATAAAGACGGCGAAGTTTACTGGTGTACGGCTGACGTGGGCTGGGTAACAGGTCACTCTTACATCGTGTACGGCCCGCTGACCAACGGCGCAACCACGCTGATGTTTGAAGGCATCCCCACCTACCCGGATGCTGGGCGTTTCTGGGATGTGTGCGACAAGCACGACGTTTCCATTTTCTACACCGCGCCAACTGCTATCCGTATGCTGATGGGGCAAGGCGAGGAGCTGGTTAACCGTTCCAAACTCGAAAAACTACGTTTGTTAGGTACGGTCGGTGAGCCAATCAACCCAGAAGCATGGCACTGGTACAACCGTGTCGTCGGTCGTGGTCGTTGCCCGATCGTGGATACTTGGTGGCAGACTGAAACTGGCGCACACATGCTGACCCCATTACCGGGTGCTACTGCATTGAAACCAGGTTCTGCGACTACCCCATTCTTCGGTGTACAACCTTGCCTGTTGGATGACAAAGGTGTGGAAATCGAAGGCAATGGCGTAGAAGGTTTGCTGTGTATCAAAGCTCCGTGGCCTTCCATGATGCGCACCATTTACGGCGACCATAAGCGTTTCTATGAAACCTATTTCGCGATGTATCCGGGTTACTATTTCACTGGCGACGGCGCACGTCGTGACGAAGATGGTTACTACTGGATCACCGGGCGCGTGGATGACGTATTGAACGTTTCCGGGCATCGTCTGGGTACGGCGGAAATCGAATCTGCGTTGGTACTGCACCCGAAAGTCGCCGAAGCAGCCGTTGTTGGCTACCCGCACGAACTGACAGGTCAAGGCATCTACGCTTACGTCACCTTGATGGCGGGCGAAGAGGGTACGGATGCGCTGAAGAAAGAACTGGGCGATTTGGTACGTAAAGAAATCGGCCCAATTGCTAAGGTTAACCTGATTCAGTGGGCTCCGGGCTTACCGAAGACCCGTTCTGGTAAAATCATGCGCCGGATTCTGCGTAAGATTGCTGCGAATGAAATCGACGGTCTGGGCGATACCTCCACCTTGGCTGATCCAAGCGTAGTGGATAACCTGATCGACTGCCGCGAAAACAAGTCATAA
- a CDS encoding glycosyltransferase family 2 protein, which translates to MNKPNLSIILPAKNEADGLKSFLPRLRKQYPDAEIIVVNDGSTDNTAEVCLSNGVFVVTHPYSMGNGAAIKSGARHASGEILVFMDADGQHQPEDIPRLLTHIHNGYDMAVGARDGDSQASKARGFGNALYNRLASYMTGHTVKDLTSGFRAARAEKFREFLHLLPNGFSYPTTCTMAFFRSGYSVVYEPITAPKRIGKSHLNITKDGFRFLLIIFKIGTLHSPLKLFLPISLSFFALGMAYYLNTLISVGRFTNMSALLLSTSVLIFLIGLVSEQITSLIYNQGNTATPLPLGGKIAEDACDERAPHTAQPVA; encoded by the coding sequence ATGAACAAGCCAAACTTGTCGATTATCCTGCCCGCCAAGAATGAGGCAGACGGCTTAAAAAGCTTTCTCCCGCGCTTGCGTAAGCAATACCCTGATGCAGAAATCATCGTGGTCAATGATGGCTCGACCGACAACACTGCGGAAGTCTGCCTTTCCAATGGTGTTTTCGTCGTCACTCACCCCTATAGCATGGGTAATGGTGCAGCGATCAAAAGCGGAGCGCGTCACGCTTCCGGTGAAATTCTGGTGTTTATGGATGCGGATGGGCAACATCAACCGGAAGACATTCCGCGCTTGCTGACTCACATCCACAACGGTTACGACATGGCGGTCGGAGCGCGTGATGGCGACTCGCAAGCCTCCAAAGCACGCGGTTTTGGCAACGCACTGTATAATCGCCTCGCGTCTTACATGACAGGGCATACGGTGAAGGATTTGACCTCTGGCTTCCGCGCAGCACGGGCGGAAAAATTCCGCGAATTCCTGCATTTACTACCGAATGGTTTTTCCTACCCCACCACTTGCACGATGGCGTTTTTCCGCTCCGGCTACAGCGTGGTGTATGAACCTATCACCGCGCCAAAACGCATTGGCAAGAGCCATTTGAACATTACCAAAGACGGTTTCCGTTTCCTGTTGATTATTTTCAAAATCGGCACATTACATTCACCGCTGAAACTGTTTTTACCGATTAGCCTGAGCTTTTTCGCGCTGGGCATGGCGTATTACCTCAACACCCTGATTAGCGTGGGGCGGTTCACCAATATGAGTGCATTGCTCCTATCCACCTCGGTGCTGATTTTCCTGATTGGATTAGTGTCGGAACAAATCACCAGCTTAATTTACAACCAAGGCAATACCGCCACGCCATTGCCGTTGGGTGGAAAAATCGCAGAAGACGCTTGCGATGAACGCGCACCCCACACCGCTCAACCGGTAGCCTGA
- a CDS encoding acyltransferase — protein sequence MPYYTQPELENLGFKSLGKNIKVSTLASIYNHEQIILGDNSRIDDFCLLSGKIKIGNFVHITPYCLLAGGEKGITIEDFCTLAYGVKVFTQSDDYSGVTMTNSTIPKKYKKEFKAITYIKRHSIIGTGATIMPGVTLEEGTSIGAMALVLNNTQPWKIYTGTPAKPLKARKKDLLKLEKEFLFEINQHDSIQ from the coding sequence ATGCCCTACTATACCCAACCAGAACTAGAGAATCTCGGATTTAAGTCACTAGGTAAAAATATCAAAGTCAGTACATTAGCCAGCATCTACAACCATGAACAAATAATACTTGGCGACAATAGCCGAATTGATGATTTTTGCTTGCTTTCAGGAAAAATTAAAATCGGCAATTTTGTACATATTACACCCTACTGCCTATTGGCTGGAGGAGAAAAAGGAATTACAATAGAGGACTTTTGCACACTTGCTTACGGCGTAAAAGTCTTTACACAATCGGATGATTATAGTGGAGTCACCATGACCAACTCTACCATTCCAAAAAAATATAAAAAAGAATTTAAAGCCATTACATATATTAAACGCCATAGCATTATTGGAACTGGCGCAACTATTATGCCAGGTGTCACCTTAGAGGAAGGAACATCTATTGGGGCAATGGCACTCGTATTAAATAATACACAACCTTGGAAAATATACACAGGCACTCCAGCAAAACCTCTAAAAGCAAGAAAAAAAGATCTACTAAAACTAGAAAAAGAATTTTTATTTGAGATAAATCAACATGATTCCATTCAATAG
- a CDS encoding TDP-N-acetylfucosamine:lipid II N-acetylfucosaminyltransferase, with product MSNSTILHIMEDDKFIEPFIRFVEDHHKPQVHHFIISGKNPHSTLRARKNLTTIHGMQQTLRLLFSIASKGLIANKIILHGLHNKRLILLISLMPWLLKRSYWFIWGADLYAFQTKDHTWRNKVDDFLRRCTIPKIGHLVSYLPGDIALARQHYQAKGIYHECLLYPSNICNAYELPKKEDLNTHILIGNSATTSNNHLEIFEKIKTLRQNNLILHCPLSYGNQHYALHIAEQGRKHFGDNFNALLSFMDFNSYLKLLGSIDVAIFAHARQQAMGNIINLIGAGKTVFLRENTSSWAFLNQMGFYIKTFEAFNFEKITQAQAEHNQQLAVNIFSSKNLSLQLSQLFDR from the coding sequence ATGTCTAATTCCACTATCTTACATATCATGGAGGATGATAAATTCATCGAGCCATTTATTCGGTTTGTTGAGGATCATCACAAACCACAAGTTCATCACTTCATTATTTCTGGAAAGAATCCACACTCCACACTACGCGCTCGAAAAAACCTGACCACCATTCATGGAATGCAGCAAACATTGCGCTTACTTTTTTCTATTGCCAGCAAAGGACTTATAGCCAATAAAATTATTTTGCATGGCTTACACAATAAAAGGCTGATTCTGTTGATTTCGCTTATGCCTTGGTTGCTGAAGAGAAGTTATTGGTTTATATGGGGAGCTGATCTATATGCATTTCAGACAAAAGATCATACTTGGCGCAATAAAGTAGATGATTTTCTACGCCGCTGTACCATACCTAAAATAGGCCATCTCGTTTCTTATTTACCCGGCGATATTGCATTGGCTCGTCAACACTATCAAGCTAAAGGCATTTACCACGAATGCTTGCTCTATCCTAGCAACATTTGTAACGCATATGAGCTACCAAAAAAAGAAGATCTCAATACACATATTCTTATTGGAAACTCCGCCACCACATCTAATAACCACCTTGAGATTTTTGAGAAAATAAAGACTCTGAGGCAAAATAATTTAATTTTACATTGCCCATTATCCTATGGAAACCAGCACTATGCCCTTCATATTGCAGAGCAAGGAAGAAAGCATTTCGGCGATAACTTTAATGCCCTATTAAGTTTCATGGACTTCAATAGCTACCTAAAACTATTAGGGAGCATTGATGTCGCAATTTTTGCTCATGCGAGGCAACAAGCCATGGGCAACATAATAAATCTTATCGGCGCAGGAAAAACAGTATTTTTGAGAGAAAATACATCATCATGGGCATTTCTCAATCAAATGGGATTTTATATAAAAACATTTGAAGCTTTCAACTTTGAAAAAATCACACAAGCTCAAGCCGAACATAATCAACAACTGGCAGTAAATATTTTTAGCAGCAAAAATCTATCCTTACAACTAAGTCAATTATTTGATAGGTAA